In one Mycobacterium heckeshornense genomic region, the following are encoded:
- the fdxA gene encoding ferredoxin: MAYVITESCVDIKDKACIEECPVDCIYEGARMLYIHPDECVDCGACEPVCPVESIYYEDDLPEQWSHYRQINADFFAELGSPGGAAKIGPTANDPIAVKNMDSKAESA; encoded by the coding sequence GTGGCGTACGTCATCACCGAATCCTGCGTCGACATTAAAGACAAGGCGTGCATCGAGGAATGCCCCGTCGATTGCATCTACGAGGGGGCTCGCATGCTCTACATCCACCCGGACGAGTGTGTCGATTGCGGGGCCTGCGAGCCGGTGTGCCCGGTCGAATCCATCTATTACGAAGACGACTTGCCCGAGCAGTGGAGCCACTACCGCCAGATCAACGCCGACTTCTTCGCAGAACTCGGTTCACCGGGTGGCGCGGCGAAAATTGGACCGACCGCAAACGACCCGATTGCGGTCAAAAACATGGATAGCAAAGCAGAGAGTGCCTAG
- a CDS encoding LysR family transcriptional regulator: MVLSPRMPELASFEIFLAIAKTGSLGGAAREFGLTQQAVSARLAAMEAQIGVALAVRTTRGSELTPAGVLVAEWATRLVEVAHEVDAGLGSLRAKSRQRIKVVASQTIAEQLMPHWLVSLQAAAKERGSTAPEVILTATNSDGAIASVRDGTADLGFIEKPTPPRGLGNCVVAHDELVVVVPANHKWARQSRAVSAAEVAQTPLVTREVHSGIRDSLTMALRRVLGDQMQQAPPVIELSSAAAMRAAVLAGAGPAVMSRLAVADDLAVGRLRAVTVPELNLRRQLRAIWVGGRTPPAGAIRELLSHIRTRTLKSHR; the protein is encoded by the coding sequence ATGGTGCTCAGCCCCCGAATGCCCGAACTCGCGTCGTTCGAAATCTTTCTGGCAATCGCCAAGACGGGTAGCCTCGGTGGTGCCGCACGCGAATTCGGGCTGACCCAACAGGCAGTGTCAGCGCGCTTGGCGGCGATGGAGGCCCAGATCGGTGTGGCGTTGGCCGTCCGGACGACACGGGGCTCAGAACTCACCCCTGCCGGGGTTCTCGTCGCTGAGTGGGCCACCCGCTTGGTTGAAGTCGCCCATGAGGTCGACGCGGGTCTGGGGTCGTTGCGAGCGAAAAGCCGCCAGCGGATCAAGGTGGTGGCCAGCCAGACGATCGCCGAGCAGCTTATGCCCCATTGGCTGGTGTCGCTGCAGGCTGCCGCCAAGGAGCGGGGCAGCACCGCACCCGAGGTGATTCTGACCGCCACCAACAGTGACGGTGCCATCGCTTCGGTTCGCGACGGCACAGCCGACCTTGGATTTATCGAAAAGCCCACTCCGCCGCGTGGATTAGGCAACTGTGTCGTAGCACATGACGAACTGGTGGTCGTCGTCCCGGCGAACCACAAGTGGGCTCGGCAGTCACGAGCCGTGAGCGCCGCCGAAGTTGCGCAAACACCGCTCGTGACCCGCGAAGTTCACTCGGGCATACGCGATTCGCTGACGATGGCGCTGCGCCGGGTGCTCGGCGACCAAATGCAGCAAGCGCCCCCGGTAATCGAATTGTCGTCCGCGGCGGCCATGCGCGCAGCAGTGCTGGCCGGCGCGGGACCGGCGGTCATGAGCCGGCTAGCAGTGGCCGACGACCTGGCGGTTGGTCGGCTACGTGCCGTCACTGTCCCCGAGTTGAACCTGCGGCGTCAGCTTCGAGCCATCTGGGTTGGCGGGCGCACCCCGCCGGCCGGGGCAATACGAGAGTTGCTCAGTCACATCAGGACCCGCACACTGAAATCCCACAGGTAG
- a CDS encoding nitrite/sulfite reductase produces MTRPRPAKIRSEGQWALGEREPLNDTERIKYDDAPLNVRARIENIYAKQGFESIEKTDLRGRFRWMGLYTQREQGYDGTWTGDENIDVIEAKYFMMRVRSDGKAMSAATMRTLGQVSQEFARDTADIGDRENVQFHWIRIEDVPEIWRRLAAVGLRTTEACGDCPRGIHGSPLAGDSPDEVLDPSPAIDEILRRFMDNPEYANLPRKYKTAISGLQDVSHETHDVAFIGVNHPEHGPGMDLWVGGGLSTNPMLAQRVGAWVPLDEVPDVWEAVTKVFRDYGYRRLRSKARLKFLIKDWGIEKFRQVLEEEYLGRKLIDGPAPEPVKHPIDHVGVQRLKNGLNAIGVAPIAGRVSGTILCAVADLMERAGSDRARFTPYQKLVILDVPDALVDEMVAGLDALGLPSRPSQWRQNLMACTGIEFCKLSFAETRVRAQTLVPELEKRLDDINAQLDVPITVHINGCPNSCARIQVADIGFKGQMVDDGHGGSVEGFQVHLGGRLGLDSGFGRKLRQHKVTSDELGDYVDRVVRNFVKQRNEGERFAQWAMRVDEAELR; encoded by the coding sequence ATGACTAGACCCCGCCCCGCTAAGATTCGTAGCGAAGGCCAGTGGGCGCTGGGTGAGCGTGAGCCGCTCAACGACACCGAGCGGATCAAGTATGACGATGCCCCGCTCAATGTGCGCGCCCGCATCGAGAACATCTACGCCAAGCAGGGTTTTGAGAGCATCGAAAAGACCGATCTGCGTGGCCGCTTCCGCTGGATGGGTCTTTACACGCAGCGTGAGCAGGGCTACGACGGCACCTGGACCGGCGACGAGAACATCGACGTCATCGAAGCCAAGTACTTCATGATGCGGGTGCGCTCCGACGGCAAGGCGATGTCGGCGGCGACGATGCGAACGCTGGGTCAGGTTTCCCAAGAATTTGCGCGTGACACCGCCGATATCGGTGATCGGGAAAACGTTCAATTTCATTGGATTCGAATCGAAGACGTGCCAGAGATTTGGCGGCGGCTGGCTGCTGTTGGCTTGCGGACAACCGAGGCCTGCGGCGACTGCCCTCGTGGCATCCACGGTTCGCCGCTGGCCGGCGATTCGCCCGACGAGGTACTCGACCCCTCACCGGCGATCGACGAGATCCTGCGGCGCTTCATGGACAATCCCGAATACGCAAACCTGCCGCGCAAGTACAAGACCGCGATATCGGGTCTGCAGGACGTCTCCCACGAGACCCACGACGTCGCCTTCATCGGCGTCAACCATCCCGAGCACGGACCGGGGATGGATTTGTGGGTGGGCGGCGGCCTGTCCACCAATCCGATGCTCGCGCAACGGGTCGGGGCATGGGTACCGCTGGATGAGGTGCCCGACGTGTGGGAGGCGGTGACGAAGGTATTCCGCGACTACGGTTATCGGCGGTTGCGCTCCAAGGCCCGGCTGAAGTTCCTGATCAAAGACTGGGGTATAGAAAAGTTCCGCCAGGTTCTCGAAGAGGAATACCTCGGCCGCAAGCTCATCGACGGGCCGGCGCCCGAGCCGGTCAAGCACCCGATCGACCATGTCGGTGTGCAGCGATTGAAGAACGGTCTCAACGCGATCGGCGTGGCGCCCATCGCCGGGAGGGTGTCGGGAACCATCCTGTGTGCGGTAGCCGACTTGATGGAGCGGGCCGGATCGGACCGGGCGCGGTTCACCCCGTACCAGAAGCTGGTCATCTTGGACGTGCCAGATGCCTTGGTCGATGAGATGGTGGCGGGCCTGGACGCGTTAGGGTTACCGTCACGCCCGTCGCAGTGGCGACAGAACCTGATGGCCTGCACCGGTATCGAGTTCTGCAAGTTGTCGTTCGCCGAAACACGGGTGCGCGCCCAGACGCTGGTTCCCGAGTTGGAGAAGCGGCTGGATGACATCAACGCCCAGCTCGATGTGCCGATCACGGTCCATATCAACGGCTGTCCCAACTCGTGTGCGCGTATCCAGGTGGCCGACATCGGCTTCAAGGGCCAGATGGTCGACGACGGCCATGGCGGGTCCGTTGAGGGATTCCAGGTGCATCTGGGTGGCCGCCTGGGGCTGGACAGCGGATTCGGCCGAAAGCTGCGCCAGCACAAGGTCACCAGCGACGAGCTCGGCGACTACGTCGACCGGGTGGTGCGTAACTTCGTCAAGCAGCGCAATGAGGGTGAACGTTTCGCGCAGTGGGCGATGCGAGTCGACGAAGCAGAACTGCGATGA
- a CDS encoding MFS transporter — translation MGRAHRIVYWNPEDVVAWEAGNKKIARRNLLCMMAADHVAFSIWVLWSVMVLFMPESVYGFSAADKLLLGATATLVGACLRIPYTLGIATFGGRNWTIFAALVLLIPTVGTIFLLAHPGLPLWTYMVCAALTGCGGANYAASLANINAFYPQRLKGSALGLGAGIGNLGVATVQVVGLVVLAVAGNRQPYWVCAVYLVLLAVVAIAATLFMDNLEHGIEVATLRSVVFERDTWILALLYVGTFGTFIGFSFAFGQVLQINFIASGQSLTQASLHAAEFAFIGPLLGSLSRIYGGRLADRFGGGRVTLAVFAGMVAATGVLAGISTHDDHTPGLTTSTTMTGYIVCLLLLFVLAGLGKGSVFKLIPAVIEVRSHTLEVSEADRRHWSRNMSGALIGFAAAAGAFGGVGVNLALRQSYQSTGTDTTAFWIFFGSYIAAAAVTWSMYVRRPVADSRSVASAGRAGSVSALVGTGFVGSSVPGRAEF, via the coding sequence ATGGGCCGCGCGCATCGGATCGTCTACTGGAATCCCGAGGATGTAGTTGCCTGGGAGGCCGGCAACAAGAAGATCGCGCGACGCAACCTGCTGTGCATGATGGCGGCCGACCACGTCGCCTTCTCGATCTGGGTGCTCTGGTCAGTGATGGTGCTGTTCATGCCCGAATCGGTGTACGGTTTTTCGGCGGCCGACAAACTACTGCTGGGCGCCACCGCCACCCTGGTCGGTGCATGCCTGCGCATCCCCTACACGTTGGGCATCGCAACCTTCGGCGGCCGCAACTGGACCATATTTGCCGCGCTGGTGCTGCTGATCCCCACCGTCGGAACCATCTTCCTGCTGGCCCACCCGGGCCTGCCGTTGTGGACGTATATGGTGTGTGCGGCACTGACCGGGTGCGGCGGCGCAAACTACGCCGCGTCGCTGGCCAACATCAACGCCTTCTACCCGCAACGGCTCAAGGGCTCGGCACTGGGGCTGGGCGCCGGGATCGGGAATCTCGGCGTGGCGACCGTCCAAGTGGTGGGGCTGGTCGTGCTCGCGGTCGCCGGTAACCGCCAGCCGTACTGGGTGTGCGCGGTCTATCTGGTACTGCTGGCCGTCGTTGCGATCGCGGCGACGCTGTTCATGGACAACCTGGAGCACGGCATCGAGGTGGCTACCCTGCGGTCGGTCGTCTTTGAGCGCGATACCTGGATCCTCGCGCTGCTCTACGTCGGCACCTTCGGCACATTCATCGGGTTCTCGTTCGCGTTCGGTCAGGTGCTGCAGATCAACTTCATCGCCAGCGGGCAAAGCCTCACGCAGGCATCGCTGCACGCAGCCGAGTTCGCCTTCATCGGGCCGCTGCTGGGCTCCTTGTCCCGGATCTACGGCGGCCGGCTAGCCGACCGCTTCGGCGGCGGCCGGGTGACGCTGGCCGTCTTCGCCGGCATGGTCGCCGCAACCGGAGTGCTGGCCGGCATCAGCACTCATGACGACCACACCCCCGGCCTCACGACCAGCACCACCATGACGGGCTATATCGTCTGCCTTCTCCTCTTGTTCGTCTTGGCCGGCTTGGGTAAAGGTTCGGTGTTCAAATTGATCCCTGCTGTCATCGAAGTGCGCAGCCACACGCTGGAAGTCAGCGAAGCCGACCGCCGCCACTGGTCGCGCAACATGTCTGGCGCATTGATCGGGTTCGCCGCCGCAGCCGGCGCATTCGGCGGCGTCGGCGTCAATCTGGCGCTGCGCCAGTCCTACCAGAGCACCGGCACCGACACAACGGCGTTCTGGATCTTCTTTGGATCGTACATCGCGGCGGCGGCGGTCACGTGGTCAATGTACGTGCGCCGGCCCGTCGCCGATAGTAGATCGGTCGCATCGGCTGGACGGGCCGGGTCGGTATCGGCACTCGTCGGCACCGGATTTGTTGGATCGTCGGTACCAGGACGCGCCGAGTTCTGA
- a CDS encoding sirohydrochlorin chelatase, which translates to MTTLVLTAHGSADPRAAANARALARLIARMRPGLDVRVAFCELNTPRLVDVLTPGAVVSPLLLADAYHARVDIPRQIAGFADVRQADVLGEDGRLLAVLRERLSDIGVSPLDTKIGVLVVAIGSSHGDANVRTASVAPRLAAGTRWAGAATAFATRPRSLADATTELRRRGARRLVIAPWFLAPGRLTDRVSDFARAAGISMAAPLGAHRLVAATVLDRFDRAVYGGCMAA; encoded by the coding sequence GTGACCACACTCGTCTTGACTGCGCACGGCAGCGCGGACCCGCGCGCGGCCGCCAATGCGCGCGCACTCGCGCGGCTCATCGCTCGCATGCGGCCCGGACTGGACGTACGGGTGGCGTTCTGCGAGCTCAACACACCACGTCTGGTCGACGTGCTGACGCCGGGCGCGGTTGTCAGCCCGCTGTTATTGGCCGACGCCTACCACGCCCGCGTCGACATACCGCGGCAAATCGCCGGTTTCGCCGATGTGCGCCAGGCAGATGTACTCGGCGAAGACGGTCGCCTGCTGGCGGTGCTGCGCGAAAGACTCAGCGACATAGGGGTTTCCCCGCTGGATACGAAAATCGGTGTCCTGGTGGTGGCCATCGGCTCGTCGCACGGCGACGCAAATGTCCGCACCGCTTCGGTGGCGCCCAGGCTGGCAGCCGGCACCCGCTGGGCGGGTGCGGCGACGGCGTTCGCCACCAGGCCCCGGTCGCTGGCCGATGCCACCACTGAGTTGCGCCGGCGCGGCGCGCGCCGGCTGGTGATCGCGCCGTGGTTTTTGGCGCCGGGACGGTTAACCGACCGGGTGAGCGATTTCGCGCGTGCCGCCGGCATCTCGATGGCGGCTCCACTGGGCGCACACCGACTGGTGGCCGCGACGGTGCTGGACCGCTTCGACCGTGCGGTGTATGGCGGATGCATGGCGGCCTGA
- a CDS encoding FAD-dependent oxidoreductase, with translation MRPYHIAIVGSGPSGFFAAASLLKSADCSDGVDVVVDMLEMLPTPWGLVRSGVAPDHPKIKSISGQFEKIAEDPRCRFFGNVVVGEHVGSAELAERYDAVIYAVGAQADRALNIPGENLPGSMSAVDLVGWYNAHPHFQHCSPDLSAGRAVVVGNGNVALDVARILVTDPDVLAGTDIADHALASLRACGVQEVVILGRRGPLQTAFTTLELRELGELQGVDVVVDPAQLADINDEDAIAVGKTTKHNIKVLRDYAGRAPRPGHRRIVFRFYTSPIEITGTERVESIVLGRNELVSDERGRVVAKDTGAREKLAVRLVVRSVGYRGVPIPGLPFDEKTATIPNTNGRVVGSRNEYVVGWIKRGPSGVIGTNKKDSQDTVDTLLADLADAAPSGLAVFAADHADQIADWLASRQPKLVTATHWQAIDEHERTAGQPHGRPRIKLPTIDELLRIGHAYPCPANLVPSVNR, from the coding sequence ATGCGTCCTTACCATATCGCGATCGTGGGTTCAGGACCCTCGGGATTTTTCGCCGCGGCGTCGTTGCTGAAGAGCGCGGACTGCTCCGATGGGGTCGATGTTGTGGTCGACATGCTGGAGATGTTGCCGACGCCGTGGGGTCTGGTGCGCTCGGGGGTGGCGCCGGATCATCCGAAGATCAAGTCGATCAGCGGGCAGTTCGAGAAGATTGCCGAGGACCCACGGTGTCGGTTTTTCGGCAATGTGGTGGTCGGTGAGCACGTCGGGTCCGCCGAGTTGGCCGAGCGTTACGACGCGGTGATCTATGCGGTGGGCGCGCAGGCGGACCGGGCGTTGAACATCCCTGGGGAGAACCTGCCGGGCAGCATGTCGGCGGTGGATCTGGTGGGCTGGTATAACGCGCATCCGCACTTTCAGCACTGCTCCCCGGATCTGTCAGCTGGGCGGGCGGTGGTGGTGGGCAATGGCAACGTCGCCCTGGATGTGGCCCGGATCCTGGTGACCGACCCCGATGTGCTCGCAGGCACTGATATCGCCGATCATGCGTTGGCGTCGCTGCGCGCGTGCGGGGTGCAGGAAGTGGTGATCCTTGGTCGGCGCGGCCCGCTGCAGACGGCGTTTACCACGCTGGAGTTACGGGAGCTCGGTGAGTTGCAGGGAGTCGATGTGGTAGTCGATCCCGCGCAGCTGGCCGACATCAACGACGAGGATGCGATCGCGGTGGGCAAGACCACCAAACACAACATCAAGGTGTTGCGTGACTACGCGGGGCGCGCGCCGCGTCCCGGGCATCGCCGAATCGTGTTCAGGTTTTACACCTCTCCTATCGAGATCACAGGGACTGAGCGGGTGGAATCGATTGTCCTGGGCCGCAACGAGCTAGTCAGCGATGAGCGCGGCCGGGTGGTGGCCAAAGACACCGGCGCCCGCGAGAAGTTGGCTGTGCGGCTGGTGGTGCGCTCGGTGGGCTATCGCGGTGTGCCAATCCCGGGGCTGCCGTTCGACGAGAAAACCGCAACGATCCCCAACACCAACGGCCGGGTGGTCGGCAGCCGCAACGAATACGTCGTGGGCTGGATCAAGCGCGGCCCCAGCGGGGTGATCGGCACTAATAAGAAAGACTCCCAAGACACCGTCGACACACTGCTCGCCGACCTCGCCGATGCCGCGCCGTCGGGGCTCGCCGTTTTCGCTGCCGACCACGCCGATCAAATCGCCGATTGGCTGGCCTCGCGCCAACCCAAACTTGTCACCGCCACCCACTGGCAGGCCATCGACGAACATGAACGCACAGCGGGCCAACCACACGGACGGCCCCGCATCAAACTGCCCACCATCGACGAACTACTGCGTATCGGGCACGCCTATCCGTGCCCGGCAAACCTGGTGCCCTCAGTAAATCGATAA
- a CDS encoding sirohydrochlorin chelatase, whose translation MTALVLTAHGSKDPRSAANVRAVASRIALLRPDLDVRIAFLEQNSPNLVDVLGGLPDVRKAVVSPLLLASAYHARVDIPKQIVRAGAHGARQAGVLGEDDRLVSVVRERLAEVGVCARDCEVGVLVVAIGSSDRAVNARTATVAAKLAAETRWAGAATAFVTGPQPSVAQAADRLRSRGARRLVVAPWFLGPGRLPDRVQAFAHHEGVAMAAPLGAHRLVAETVLDRFEEALAGPAAAA comes from the coding sequence ATGACCGCCCTGGTGCTAACCGCCCATGGCAGCAAGGATCCGCGATCGGCCGCCAATGTTCGCGCGGTTGCCAGCCGAATCGCGCTTCTGCGGCCGGACTTGGACGTGCGGATCGCCTTCCTGGAGCAGAATTCCCCCAACCTGGTCGATGTGCTCGGCGGGTTGCCGGATGTCCGCAAGGCGGTGGTGTCGCCGCTGCTGCTGGCCAGTGCCTACCATGCCCGCGTCGACATCCCGAAACAGATCGTGCGCGCCGGTGCCCATGGTGCGCGACAGGCCGGTGTCCTCGGCGAGGACGACCGGCTGGTGTCGGTGGTGCGCGAGCGGCTCGCCGAGGTGGGGGTGTGTGCTCGTGACTGCGAAGTGGGTGTGCTGGTGGTCGCGATCGGTTCGTCGGACAGGGCAGTGAACGCGCGTACCGCGACGGTGGCGGCCAAACTTGCGGCGGAAACCCGCTGGGCAGGTGCCGCAACGGCTTTCGTTACCGGACCGCAGCCGTCGGTGGCCCAGGCCGCCGATCGCTTGCGCAGCCGCGGTGCCCGCCGGCTCGTCGTCGCTCCGTGGTTCTTGGGTCCGGGACGACTACCCGACCGGGTGCAGGCCTTCGCCCATCACGAGGGTGTCGCGATGGCCGCACCGTTGGGCGCGCACCGGCTGGTGGCCGAGACTGTGCTGGATCGCTTCGAGGAGGCATTAGCCGGCCCGGCGGCCGCGGCCTGA
- a CDS encoding phosphoadenylyl-sulfate reductase: protein MSDPTKWTEARLRELAARGAAELDGASATELLQWTDETFGGVNGPRGWATCNYVVASNMQDAVLVDLAAKVRPGVPVLFLDTGYHFVETIGTRDAVEAVYDVHVLNITPEHTVAEQDKLLGKNLFARDPNECCRLRKVVPLSKALRGYAAWVTGLRRVEAPTRANAPLISFDEQFKLVKVNPLAAWTDQDVADYIAENDVLVNPLVYEGYPSIGCAPCTAKPADGADPRSGRWQGTGKVECGLHAS from the coding sequence ATGAGCGATCCGACGAAATGGACTGAGGCGCGGCTGCGTGAGCTGGCGGCGCGCGGCGCGGCCGAATTGGACGGCGCGAGCGCCACCGAGTTGCTGCAGTGGACCGACGAGACCTTCGGCGGCGTCAACGGTCCCCGAGGCTGGGCGACCTGTAACTACGTGGTCGCCTCCAACATGCAGGACGCCGTGCTGGTGGATCTGGCCGCCAAGGTCCGCCCGGGTGTGCCGGTGCTGTTCTTGGACACCGGCTACCACTTTGTGGAAACAATCGGCACCCGCGATGCGGTCGAGGCCGTTTACGACGTGCATGTGCTCAACATCACCCCCGAGCACACCGTGGCCGAGCAGGACAAGCTGCTGGGCAAAAACCTGTTCGCGCGCGACCCGAACGAGTGCTGCCGGCTGCGCAAGGTCGTCCCACTGTCCAAGGCGCTGCGCGGATACGCGGCATGGGTGACCGGCCTGCGTCGGGTGGAGGCGCCGACCCGGGCCAACGCCCCATTGATCAGCTTCGACGAGCAGTTCAAGCTGGTCAAGGTCAACCCGCTGGCGGCCTGGACCGACCAGGACGTGGCCGACTACATCGCGGAAAACGATGTCTTGGTCAATCCCCTTGTCTACGAAGGCTATCCGTCGATCGGCTGCGCTCCGTGCACCGCCAAGCCTGCCGACGGGGCCGACCCACGAAGCGGGCGCTGGCAGGGGACGGGCAAGGTCGAATGCGGGCTGCACGCATCGTGA
- a CDS encoding sulfate/molybdate ABC transporter ATP-binding protein, whose translation MTDAIIVAGAYKRYGDFVALDDVDFTVPAGSLTALLGPSGSGKSTLLRAIAGLDQPDRGTITINGRDVTRVPPQRRGIGFVFQHYAAFKHLTVRDNVAFGLKIRRRPKAEITKKVDNLLEIVGLSGFQNRYPNQLSGGQRQRMALARALAVDPQVLLLDEPFGALDAKVREDLRAWLRRLHDDVHVTTVLVTHDQAEALDVADRIAVLNKGRIEQVGSPTEVYDSPANAFVMSFLGKVSSLNGTLVRPHDIRVGRRPDMKIAAGDAAAEATGVIRATIDRVVMLGFEVRVELTNAATGSPFTAQITRGDAEALGLKEGDTVYVAATRVPPIADEVGAAKTCVDVNELTSAK comes from the coding sequence ATGACTGACGCGATCATCGTGGCGGGCGCCTACAAACGCTACGGCGATTTCGTCGCGCTCGACGACGTCGACTTCACCGTGCCCGCCGGCTCCCTGACCGCGCTGCTGGGTCCGAGCGGTTCAGGCAAGTCGACGCTGCTGCGGGCCATCGCCGGTCTCGACCAGCCCGACCGCGGCACCATCACGATCAACGGCCGCGACGTCACCCGGGTGCCGCCGCAGCGACGCGGGATCGGCTTCGTGTTCCAGCACTATGCGGCGTTCAAGCATTTGACAGTGCGCGACAACGTGGCATTCGGACTGAAAATCCGCAGGCGTCCTAAAGCCGAGATCACCAAGAAGGTGGACAACCTGCTCGAGATCGTGGGGCTGAGCGGATTCCAAAACCGTTACCCCAACCAGCTTTCCGGTGGTCAACGTCAGCGCATGGCGCTGGCCCGCGCGCTGGCCGTCGACCCACAAGTGCTGCTGCTTGACGAGCCGTTCGGTGCACTCGACGCCAAAGTCCGCGAGGACCTGCGCGCCTGGCTGCGCCGGCTGCACGACGACGTGCATGTCACCACGGTGCTGGTGACCCACGACCAGGCCGAGGCGCTTGACGTGGCTGACCGCATCGCCGTGCTCAACAAGGGTCGCATCGAGCAGGTGGGGTCGCCGACCGAGGTCTATGACAGTCCCGCGAACGCGTTCGTGATGTCCTTCCTGGGCAAAGTCTCCTCGTTGAACGGCACCCTGGTGCGTCCGCACGACATCCGGGTCGGCCGCCGCCCGGATATGAAGATCGCCGCAGGCGACGCCGCCGCGGAGGCGACCGGTGTGATTCGAGCCACCATCGACCGGGTGGTGATGCTGGGCTTCGAGGTGCGTGTCGAGTTGACCAACGCGGCCACCGGCAGCCCGTTCACCGCCCAGATCACCCGCGGCGACGCCGAAGCGCTCGGCCTGAAGGAGGGGGACACCGTCTACGTGGCGGCCACCCGGGTTCCGCCGATTGCCGACGAGGTTGGAGCCGCCAAAACCTGCGTCGACGTGAACGAGTTGACGTCGGCAAAGTAA
- a CDS encoding phosphoadenylyl-sulfate reductase, producing the protein MTGQANEYTETELRELAARGAAEMDGASAIDLLRWTEKHFGGVDGPRGWATCDYVVASNMQDAVLVSLASKVRPGVPVLFLDTGYHFAETIGTRDAVEAVYDVRVLNVTPEHTVAEQDAMLGKDLFARDPNECCRLRKVVPLAKTLSRYSAWVTGLRRVEAPTRANAPLISFDEQFGLVKVNPLAAWTDQDVADYIAENDVLVNPLVDEGYPSIGCAPCTAKPAEGADPRSGRWQGRSKIECGLHCS; encoded by the coding sequence ATGACCGGACAGGCGAACGAGTACACCGAAACGGAACTACGCGAGCTGGCTGCGCGTGGCGCGGCGGAGATGGATGGTGCCAGCGCGATCGACCTGTTGCGTTGGACTGAAAAGCATTTCGGCGGTGTCGACGGGCCCCGCGGATGGGCGACGTGCGATTACGTGGTGGCCTCCAACATGCAAGACGCGGTGCTGGTGTCATTGGCGTCAAAGGTACGTCCGGGTGTGCCGGTGCTCTTTCTCGATACCGGTTATCACTTCGCGGAAACGATCGGAACCCGCGATGCGGTCGAGGCCGTCTACGACGTGCGGGTCCTCAATGTCACTCCTGAGCACACGGTGGCCGAGCAGGACGCAATGCTGGGCAAGGATCTGTTTGCGCGTGATCCCAACGAGTGCTGCCGCTTACGCAAGGTGGTTCCGCTGGCTAAAACACTGAGCAGGTACTCGGCGTGGGTGACTGGGCTGCGGCGGGTCGAGGCGCCGACTCGCGCCAACGCCCCGTTGATCAGCTTCGACGAGCAGTTCGGGCTGGTGAAGGTCAACCCGTTAGCCGCGTGGACTGATCAAGACGTGGCCGATTACATCGCCGAAAACGATGTTCTGGTCAATCCGCTCGTCGATGAGGGCTATCCGTCGATCGGCTGCGCTCCATGTACCGCCAAACCGGCTGAGGGCGCTGATCCGCGCAGCGGGCGTTGGCAGGGACGGTCGAAAATCGAATGCGGGCTGCACTGCTCATGA